One Anoplopoma fimbria isolate UVic2021 breed Golden Eagle Sablefish chromosome 21, Afim_UVic_2022, whole genome shotgun sequence DNA segment encodes these proteins:
- the mbtps2 gene encoding membrane-bound transcription factor site-2 protease: MIPVPLLVVVMGGWCAVYLADTLLKSSSTHRIRYESWLASRGLMLSPFHVRWQTTMFNRLFAYCARINPRAQYLWFNSGLVFGLVAMVGSVVLLTKTLQQTLAQMTTDNPRMGGQQALQVVVPGVNLPTSQLGYFFSALLLSGVIHELGHAVAALREQVRVNGFGIFVFVVYPGAFVDLFTTHLSIISPAQQLRIFCAGVWHNFVLCVAALAFLFLLPIVLFPVYFTGGGALVTEVIQGSAADGPRGLSVGDIVTRLEDCPVWGVEDWSSCLSHLSLSPQTGYCVPGTSLQSSWAHGRAYKRLDGTMDCCSNNSLTDLCFSYMRPQGKNSREYACMPVRKMVSGTQVCRTDGDCSAGPSDAGSICVTPSLENQTRFIRVTHPPNTHMLFVGYPPHLQYAVSLTNFIPRFGFLHLDLPVFLETFCKYVVSLSGALAVVNSVPCFALDGQWMLNALLEATLVTVVTDRQKRELIGFFLLLAGSALLAANVALGLWMVTAR; this comes from the exons ATGATCCCTGTGCCTCTGCTGGTGGTTGTGATGGGAGGCTGGTGTGCTGTCTACCTCGCTGACACGCTGCTCAAG TCGTCGTCGACACACCGGATCAGGTACGAGTCATGGTTGGCGAGTCGAGGGCTGATGTTGTCTCCGTTCCATGTGAGATGGCAGACCACCATGTTCAACCGGCTGTTTGCGTACTGCGCCCGCATCAACCCCCGAGCCCAATACCTGTG GTTCAACAGTGGTCTGGTGTTCGGTTTAGTCGCCATGGTGGGATCTGTGGTGCTGCTCACAAAGACGCTGCAGCAGACGCTCGCTCAGATGACAACCGACAACCCTCGGATGGGAGGTCAGCAGGCCCTGCAGGTGGTG gTCCCTGGTGTCAATCTGCCCACCAGTCAGCTGGGCTACTTCTTCTCCGCCCTGCTGCTCAGCGGAGTCATACATGAGCTGGGCCACGCGGTGGCAGCACtgag GGAGCAAGTCCGAGTGAACGGCTTCGGCATATTTGTGTTCGTGGTTTATCCCGGTGCGTTCGTGGACCTCTTCACCACGCACCTCAGCATCATATCGCCCGCTCAGCAGCTCCGCATCTTCTGTGCCG GAGTTTGGCACAACTTTGTCCTGTGTGTGGCAGCATTagccttcctcttcctgctgccCATCGTTCTGTTTCCCGTGTACTTCACCGGCGGCGGGGCGCTGGTCACCGAGGTCATCCAG GGCTCTGCAGCTGACGGCCCCCGGGGTCTGTCAGTCGGGGACATAGTGACCAGGCTGGAGGACTGCCCTGTCTGGGGAGTGGAAGACTGGAGCAGCtgcctgtctcacctctctctctccccgcaGACAGGATACTGTGTCCCCGGCACCAGCCTGCAGTCCAGCTGGGCCCACGGACGAG CTTACAAGCGTTTGGATGGAACAATGGACTGCTGCAGCAACAACAGCCTGACAGACCTCTGTTTCTCTTATATGAGACCTCAGGGCAAGAACAGCAGagag TACGCCTGCATGCCGGTGCGTAAGATGGTGTCGGGGACGCAGGTGTGTCGCACCGACGGCGACTGCTCCGCCGGACCCTCCGACGCCGGCAGCATTTGCGTCACCCCGTCACTGGAGAACCAGACGCGCTTCATCCGCGTCACACACCcgcccaacacacacatgctgtttgTGGGGTATCCGCCGCACCTCCAGTACGCCG TGAGTCTGACCAACTTCATCCCACGCTTCGGGTTCCTCCACCTGGATCTGCCCGTCTTCTTGGAGACCTTCTGCAA ATACGTGGTGTCCCTCTCCGGCGCGTTAGCCGTGGTGAACTCCGTGCCGTGCTTCGCTCTCGACGGTCAGTGGATGCTGAACGCCCTGCTGGAGGCCACGCTGGTTACTGTGGTAACGGACCGTCAAAAGCGCGAGCTGATTGGTTTCTTCCTGCTGCTGGCGGGCAGCGCCCTGCTGGCAGCCAACGTGGCGCTGGGCCTGTGGATGGTCACGGCTCGGTAG